Proteins from a genomic interval of Amphiura filiformis chromosome 9, Afil_fr2py, whole genome shotgun sequence:
- the LOC140160183 gene encoding uncharacterized protein, translating into MKKETKRQFKQALKKGDNKTAKELKKDFHKLIRLHNKVRKLELRKLEYASSGKAHNNFRRNPHQFAKKLLNQDTNRNPTFQKPAAEKYFKSVNNDKKRGYKYRPLKGMKRPPCPNQPFNTKPPSLTELTNYLMKRRNSSAPGINRIPYLVWKKCPKTTDLLHEVICNIWRTGDIPMS; encoded by the coding sequence ATGAAGAAGGAAACCAAACGTCAGTTCAAACAAGCTCTGAAGAAGGGAGACAATAAAACTGCTAAGGAGCTGAAGAAAGATTTTCATAAGCTTATTAGATTACATAACAAAGTAAGGAAGTTGGAACTGAGAAAACTGGAGTATGCCTCAAGCGGCAAAGCTCACAATAATTTTAGAAGGAATCCACACCAGTTTGCTAAGAAACTTCTGAACCAAGATACAAATAGAAACCCAACATTTCAGAAACCTGCTGCAGAAAAGTACTTCAAATCTGTCAACAATGATAAGAAACGTGGCTACAAGTATCGCCCACTGAAAGGGATGAAAAGACCGCCATGTCCTAATCAACCCTTCAATACCAAACCACCAAGTCTCACAGAACTGACCAATTATCTTATGAAACGCAGAAACTCCAGCGCTCCAGGAATCAATCGCATCCCTTACTTAGTGTGGAAGAAGTGCCCTAAAACAACAGACCTCCTCCACGAAGTAATCTGCAACATCTGGAGAACGGGTGACATTCCGATGAGTTAA
- the LOC140160184 gene encoding uncharacterized protein yields MEKRLRIHDQPMRFLGKLIFKDLKDKKIRESVKQKLTDMLKKTDKSLLNGIMKMWIYNNAILPKMTWEFTIYNFPITSYIEGLEATCTKYLKRWAGISRCTTNSALYRSRKKYGLHLKRLTTSVKCMQVTKHHLNKYSIDGKTQTLYKDCLQRKAKQ; encoded by the coding sequence ATGGAGAAGAGATTGCGTATCCACGACCAACCCATGCGATTCCTCGGCAAGCTTATCTTCAAAGATCTAAAAGATAAGAAAATCAGAGAGTCTGTAAAGCAGAAACTAACAGACATGCTGAAAAAGACAGACAAAAGCCTACTCAATGGAATCATGAAGATGTGGATATATAATAATGCAATCCTACCCAAAATGACATGGGAGTTTACCATCTACAACTTCCCAATTACATCATACATCGAGGGCTTGGAAGCTACCTGCACCAAATACTTGAAAAGATGGGCAGGAATAAGCAGATGTACCACCAACAGTGCTCTATACAGAAGCAGGAAGAAGTATGGGCTTCACCTTAAAAGACTCACCACTTCTGTAAAATGCATGCAAGTCACCAAGCACCATCTCAACAAGTATTCTATAGATGGAAAAACACAAACTCTCTACAAAGACTGCCTACAAAGAAAAGCAAAGCAATGA